The following coding sequences are from one Agelaius phoeniceus isolate bAgePho1 chromosome 24, bAgePho1.hap1, whole genome shotgun sequence window:
- the LOC143695656 gene encoding uncharacterized protein LOC143695656 — protein sequence MRVSVALVGFGDFKAPSHPWAGLCPSLSPLTPLGWALSQPEPPHTPGLGRSLKPGQGSSGAAWSELQCLSPVPILVPSQSQPHLSPIPAPFPSPFPSPFPSPSHPHPIPIPASSPSQPHSHPHLSPIPISAPFPSPSQPLSPPSWAQAGPGQPQLPLLPSFGAKARLALLCHPRVCPGRRGELLDWGIRECPGNVLLQLPGEGGTFPATPPVRGWGCRGSESCRELQGLQGIAGALGAAGNCRGCRELQGLQGIAGAAGNCRGCRELQGLQGIAGAAGNCRSCRELQELQGIAGAAGNCRSCRELQELQGIAGAAALPPWELLSHPSPAPGLFQDQTLNLSSYLALNQELNQVLNQEINQALNQELKLNQALNQEINQVLNQELKLNQELNQA from the exons atgagGGTGAGTGTGGCACTGGTTGGATTTGGTGactttaaag ccccctcacacccctgggctgggctttgtCCCAGCCTGAGTCCCCTCacacccctgggctgggctttgtcccagcctgagccccctcacacc cctgggctgggcaggagcctcAAGCCAGGACAGGgcagctctggtgctgcctggAGTGAGCTCCAGTGCCTTAGCCCAGTTCCCATCCTTGTCCCATctcaatcccagccccatctcagccccatcccagc tccattcccatccccattcccatccccattcccgtccccatcccatccccatcccatccccatcccagcctcatccccatctcagccccattcccatccccatctcagccccatccccatctcagccccattcccatccccatcccagcccctcagccctcccagctgggctcaggctggcccagggcagcctcagctccccCTTTTGCCCAGCTTTGgggccaaggccaggctggccctgctctgccatccCCGGgtgtgccctggcaggaggggagagctgctggattgGGGGATCAGGGAATGTCCAGGGAatgtcctgctccagctgcctggggaggggggaaccttccctgccaccccccctgtgaggggctggggctgcaggggctctgagagctgcagggaattgcaggggctgcagggaattgcaggagctctgggagctgcagggaattgcaggggctgcagggaattgcaggggctgcagggaattgcaggagctgcagggaattgcaggggctgcagggaattgcaggggctgcagggaattgcaggagctgcagggaattgcaggagctgcagggaattgcaggagctgcagggaattgcaggggctgcagggaattgcaggagctgcagggaattgcaggagctgcagggaattgcaggggctgcagccctcccaccctgggagctgctgtcccacccaagcccagccccagggctcttCCAAGACCAGACCTTAAACCTGTCCTCATACCTGGCCTTAAACCAAGAGTTAAATCAAGTGTTAAACCAGGAAATAAATCAGGCCTTAAACCAGGAGTTAAAATTAAACCAGGCCTTAAACCAGGAGATAAACCAGGTGTTAAACCAGGAGTTAAAATTAAACCAGGAGTTAAATCAGGCCTAA